Below is a genomic region from Thermochromatium tepidum ATCC 43061.
GCGGTCCAGAAATGCAGATTGATCAGGCGCTCAGAGAACATCTCGGTGTGATAGAGCCGCGTCATCAGATGGTAGATGGCCCCGATCGAGATCCCGGCCACCCAGCCGAGTGCACCCGAGTGCACATGGCCGATGGTCCAGTCGGTGTAATGCGAGAGGGCGTTGACGCTCTTGAGCGCCATGACCGGCCCCTCGAAGGTCGACATGGCATAGAAGGCGAGCGCCATGATCAGGAAGCGCAGCACATAGTCCGTGCGCAGCCGATCCCAGGCACCCGAGAGCGTCATCATGCCATTCACAGCCCCACCCCAGGACGGGATGATCATGGCGAGCGAGATCGCCGCCCCCAGCGAGCCGGTCCAGTCCGGCAGCGCCGTGTATTGCAGATGATGCGCACCGAGCCAGACATAGCCGAACATCAGGGCCCAGAAGTGGATCACCGACAGTCGGTAGGAATAGACCGGGCGCCCGGCCTGCTTGGGGACGAAGTAGTACATGATGCCGAGGAAGCCGGCGGTCAGATAGAAGCCGACCGCGTTGTGCCCCCACCACCACTGGATCATGGCGTCCTGCACCCCAGAGAAGATCGAGTAGGACTTAAAGAGCCCGACCGGGATCGCCAGGCTGTTTACGACATGCAGATAGGTGATCATGATCATCATGCCGAGGAAGAACCAGTTCGACACATAGATGTGCGAGGACTTGCGGTTGGCGATGGTCATGATGAAGTTGATCGTGAAGGAGAGCCAGACGACGGCGATCAGGATATCGATCGGCCACTCCAGCTCGGCGTATTCTTTCGATTGGGTCAGACCCAGGGGCAGCGTCAACACCGCGAGCAGGATGACCGCGTTCCAGCCCCAGAAGGTAAAGCGCGCCAGCGTGTCGCTCCAGAGTCGCACCCCACAAGTGCGCTGGACCGAGTAGAAGGCGGTGGCCATCAGGGTACAGCCGCCGAAGGCAAAGATGACGGTGTTGGTGTGCAGCGGACGCAGTCGTCCGAAGGAGAGATAGGGGCTGTCGAAGTTCAGGGCCGGCCAGGCCAGTTCCGCGGCGATATAGACACCGAAGGCCGCGCCCAGCACCAGATAGACCACGGCCATGATCGTGAACCAGCGCACGATCTCGAAGTTGTACTTCTGCTCCAGACTGGTCTGCATGGACCCTCCAGAAACCATTGGATACAGCCTTGAGGCAAGGAGGCCATCCGGCCTGGAATCGGCGCGTATCGAACCGGCGGCACCGATCGGTGAATCTCAATGGATCGCGCGCAGAAAGTCAACCCGCGAATCATCAAGGTCTATTTGAAGAACGACTCGACCGAAAACCCTTCGCTTTTGAGGATATCGCGCAGTCGGCGCAGCGCATCCATCTGGATCTGACGCACCCGCTCACGGGTGACGCCCAGCTCACGCGCCACGCTTTCGAGCGTCGAGTTCTCGTAGCCGTGCAGACCGAAGCGCCGCTCGATCACCTCGCGCTGCTTGTCGTTGAGCAGACCGAGCCAATGCTCGATGTTGACCTGGATGTCCTCGTCCTGGATGCGCTCGGTGGGGTCGCTTGACCCATCGTCCTGGAGCATGTCGAGCAACGGCTTGTCGGCGTCCTTGCTATAGGGCGTATCGACCGAGGTGATGCGCTCGTTGAGGCCCAGTATGCGCTTGACCTCGTTGATCGGACGGTCGAGCAACTGGGCGATGTCCTCGGAGGTCGGATCGTGGTCCAGGCTCTGCGCGAGCTGGCGCGCGGCCTTGAGATAGAGGTTGATCTCCTTGACCACATGGATCGGCAGACGCACGGTGCGCGTCTGGTTCATGATGGCGCGCTCGATGGTCTGACGGATCCACCAGGTCGCATAGGTCGAGAAACGAAAGCCACGCTCGGGGTCGAACTTCTCGACCGCTCGGATCAACCCAAGATTGCCCTCCTCGATCAGGTCCAACAACGGTAGGCCGCGATTGAGATAACGGCGTGCGATCTTGACTACCAGCCGCAGGTTACTCACGATCATGCGTTGCCGCGCCGCGTTGTCGCCGGCCTGGGCGCGGCGGGCGAGCTGGATCTCTTCCTCGGCGGTCAGGAGCCTGGACTCGCCGATCTCATTGAGATAGATCCGGGTCGCATCGAAATCGGCCTCGGCCGCGTCGATGGGGTGTTCTCCGGAAAGGCTCGACAAGTCGCCGTCGAGCCCATTGAGATCATCGTCCGAACCATCGGGCAGGATGGAACCCAAATCCTCGTCCAGCGACGACAAGGACTCGCTGTCGATCTCGGGTAGATTATCGGGGATCTCGCGGTCTTTGGCGCTCGACATCCACATCCTCCGCAACGGGACGAAGCTAGACGATGATACGGTTTTTACTCAGGCGAGGCGTCCAGGGGCAAGCTTCTCAAGCGACCCCGGCCAGCAGGGGGACGAAGCTGGCCGGTTCCAGGATCTCGTGACCAAAACCGCCGCGCGCCAGCCGCACCAACCGTACCAGGTGTTGGCGCGGCCCCTCACCGATCGGCAGCACCATGAGGCCGCCAGGCGCAAGCTGTTCGGCGAGTGCGCGCGGGATGCCGCGCGGGGCGGCCGTCAAGATGATGGCCTGATAGGGCGCGTACTCGGGCCAACCCTGAGCACCGTCGCCGTGGCGATAGCGCACATTGCGTATCTTCAGCGCATCGAGCCGTTCCTGGGCGCGTTCAAACAGATCGCCGACGCGCTCGACGGTATAGACACGCCGCACCAGTGAGGCAAGCACGGCGGTCTGGAATCCCGAGCCGGTGCCGATCTCAAGCACGGTATCGGGTGTACCATGCTCCAGCAATGCCTGAGTCATGCGCGCCACGGTATAGGGCTGAGAGAGGGTCTGGCCATGTCCGATCGGCAACGCCAAATCCTCGTAGGCACGACTGGCGAGCGCCTCGTCGACGAACAGATGACGCGGCAGCGTGCGCATCACGCGCAACACCTCGGACGAGTCGATCCCAGCATCGATCAAACGCTGGATCAGACGCTCGCGGGCGCGTCTGGAGGTCATACCGATGCCCGGATCGAGCGTGGTCAGGGTCATCAAAGACACCCGGTCAGCCAGGAACCAAGCGACTCCAGAACAGAATGACGGGTTAGATCGATCTGAAGCGGGGTGATCGAAACGAACCCTGAGCGCACGGCGTCGAAATCCGTGCCCGGACCCGCGTCCTGCTCGGGACCGGCCGGACCGATCCAGTAGATGGTCTGGCCGCGCGGATCGCGCGCCTCGACCACGGACTCGGCCTTGTGCCGATGTCCCAGCCGCGTGGCCTTGAACCCCTGGAGCTCGGCATAGGGCCGATCCGGGACATTGACGTTAAGGATGATGCTGGATTCGAGCGGATCGCAACACAGACGCTCGACCAATCGAACCGCCACGCGCGCGGCGGTGTCGAGGTGCCGGGGCGCGCTCGTGGTCATAGAGATTGCAATCGAGGGCAGTCCCAAGAACCGCCCCTCGGTGGCGGCGGCCACTGTCCCGGAGTAAAGCACGTCGTCGCCCAAATTCGGCCCATGATTGATGCCGGAGACCACGATGTCTGGGTCGATCGCTGGTAATCCGGTGAGCGCCAGGTGCACACAGTCGGTCGGCGTGCCGTCAACCTGGATGAAGCCGTTGGGCATGCGCCGAGCGCGCAGGGGTCGGTCGAGCGTAAGTGAGTTGCTCGCTCCGCTGCGGTCGCGATCCGGGGCCACGACCACCACCTCGCCTAAGGCCGTCAGGGCCCCGGCCAACACGATCAAACCGGGTGACTGATAGCCGTCATCATTGCTGACAAGGATTTGCATTGTTTCTTTGAGCGACTCTTGATGGCCCTAGGGATCATACTCTAAGGACTTCGATCGGACATCCCGACAGTGTCGACCGACCTGGGGACGGCTATACTCGCGTTCCAAGCCTGCCCAGACAGCCCCGGATCCAGCTCATGAAAACCAGACTCCAGGACGCCGACCGCCAGCTCTTCCGTAAACAGGTCGAGGATGCCGAGCCGTTGTCGTTCGAGAGTTCCGAACCCTTTCGCCGTCGTCCACCGCCGGTACCGCGTCCACGCCCGATCGAAGCGCCGGTGGGTGACGAGCGCATCGCGCTCGCCGAATCCGAGGTCGAGACCCACGACTATCTGTTCTTCGCACGTCCAGGCGTCCAGAACAGGGTACTCGCCGATCTTCAGCGCGGGGCCTTTCCGATCGGATTGGAGGTCGACCTGCACGGACTCCAGGTCGAGCACGCGCGCCAGATCCTGGCCGAATTCCTCAGCGAATGTCTGCATCGGCGGGTGCGTTGCGCGCGCATCATCCATGGCAAGGGCCTTGGCTCCAGCGGACGCGCCCCCGTGCTCAAACGCAAGGTCAACTATTGGCTCAGGCTTTATGATCAGGTGTTGGCCTTCTGCTCGGCGACCAGCCGCGACGGCGGAACCGGGGCGGTCTATGTGCTGCTGCGTAACCCCAACAAGAACAAAGCATCCAGGGCACGCCTGGACTGAGCGGAGACGCTGACCCTGCCTGTGGCCTCGACGTATCGATGAGGCCGCTGACCCTAAGCTGCCGGACCTCGACTTCGCCGCCCTGGTCCGCTTCTTTGCCACCACGCCGTGATATCATCCGCGACCATGCTGACCTATCCCGACATCGACCCCATCGCCCTTACCCTTGGCCCGCTCAGGGTCCATTGGTATGGGCTCATGTATCTGATCGGCTTCATACTGGCCTGGTGGCTCGGGCGCTGGCGCGCGCACCGCCCCGAATCCGGCTGGACGGCGGAGATGGTCGATGACCTCATCTTCTATGGTGTCCTCGGCGTCATCGTCGGCGGGCGGCTCGGCTATATGCTGTTCTATGGCTTCGATCGCATCCTGGACAACCCGCTGAATCTGTTCAAGGTCTGGGAGGGCGGTATGTCCTTCCACGGCGGACTGATCGGCGTCATAGTGACGATTTGGTTGTTTGCCCGCCGTCATGATCGCCACTTCTTCCAGGTCTCGGATTTTCTCGCGCCCCTAGTGCCGCCCGGGCTACTGGCCGGAAGGATCGGCAATTTCATCAATGGTGAGCTCTGGGGGCATCGCACCGAGCTGCCCTGGGGCGTCCGGCTCCCCTGCGAGCGTTTTCCGCGTCAGTGTCTCGATCAGCCGCCCGACAGCCTGCTGAGTCCGGCCGTGCATGCCTCTCAGCTCTACGAGGCCGCGCTCGAAGGGCTAGCGCTGTTCGTCATCCTCTGGATCTTCTCCAGCCGTCCACGTCCGACGATGGCGGTTTCGGGTCTCTTCCTGCTCGGCTACGGCGTGTTCCGCTTCCTGGTCGAGTTCGTGCGCGAACCCGATGCGCATATCGGCTATCTGGCCTTCGGATGGCTGACCATGGGACAGCTCCTGTCGCTGCCGATGGTGGTGGGGGGCGGGCTGCTGCTCGTCCTGGCCTATCGTCCACGAGCCACCTGAATGGCTCGACGACCGAGCAGACACAAAAAACCGGCCTCAAGCCGGTTTTTTGTGTCTTCACGATCAGGGCATGGCCTTGATGTGGGCGTTCAGACGGCTCTTGTGGCGTGCGGCCTTGTTGGCATGGATCAGGCCCTTGCGTGCGGCGCGGTCGATGCGCGGCACGGCCTCTTTGAACGCCTGAACGGCCGCTTCCTTGTCCTCGGCATGGATCGCCTTGATCACCTTCTTGATGAAGGTGCGAAGGGCGCTGCGCTGAGCCATGTTACGCTGACGACGGGCTTCCGCCTGACGGGCGCGCTTGCGCGCTTGAGGTGAGTTAGCCAACTGAGTCTCCTGAGAAATTCGATGTCTGACGCGGTCGATTGTATCTAAAACCAGGAAACCGCGTTGAGGGCCGGACGCCAATTATTAAGCGGGCCATACCGAACGCAGTCTTTGAAGAGTTGAAGTATTTCTGAGCGGATCGCGATTGTCAATTACAATTGGCGTTTTTCTTAATCTTTAAGTCGCCTTATTTAAGATCCATGGCCTCGCTGATCGCCTCGTTTGCCAAGGTGGGGGGCGGAACACTGTCGTCGCGTATGCTGGGATTCGTGCGGGATCTGACCATTGCGCGTGTGTTCGGTGCCGATGCCGCGAGCGATGCCTTCTTCGTCGCCTTCAAGATCCCCAACTTCGCCCGCCGGTTGTTTGCCGAGGGCGCACTGTCGATGGCACTGGTGCCAGTGCTCAACGAGCATCGCCAGCGACAGGGGCTGCCGGCGCTCAAGTCCTTCGTCGATGACCTAACGGGTACACTGGCCGCTGCACTGCTGCTGATCACCGGACTCGGGATTCTGGCCGCACCGCTGCTGATCCTGGTCTTTGCGCCTGGCTTTGGCGCAGACACCGATCAGCTCGCGCTGGCCACGACGCTGCTGCGGCTCACCCTGCCCTATGTGTTCTTCGTCACGCTCACTGCGCTGGCTGCTGCCGTACTCAATACTTACGAGCGTTTTGGGGTGCCGGCCTTCACGCCGGCGCTGCTCAACATCGTCCTGATCAGTTGTGCGCTGTGGTTGGCACCCTTGCTGGAGATGCCAATCCTGGCGCTGGCCTGGGGCGTGCTCGTGGCCGGACTGGTGCAACTGGTGTTTCAGCTGCCCTTTTTGGCGCAAATCGGGTTGTTACCGCGACCGCGCTTCAAACCACGCGACCCAGGTGTGATCCTCGTCTTCCGACGTCTGGGGCCAGGGGTACTGGGCGTGTCCGTGGGCCAGATCAGCCTACTGCTCGATACCCTGCTCGCCTCGGTGCTTGTGACCGGCAGTATCTCCTGGCTCTATTACTCAGATCGGCTCATGGAACTGCCGCTCGGCCTACTGGGCGTGGCCTTGGGCACGGTGATCCTGCCGCGTCTATCGCAACGTGAGGCGGCGCAGGATCCCGAACGCTTCTCAGAGACGCTGGACTGGGCCTTGCGGTGGGCACTGCTGCTCGGCCTGCCGGCGGCAGTCGGACTGCTGGTGCTGGCCGAGCCGGTGATGGCGACGCTGTTTTTATCGTCCGAATTCGGCGCGGAGGATGTCACCCGGGCGGCGCACTCGCTCATGGCCTATGCGCTCGGTATCCCCGCCTTTCTGGCGATCAAGGTGCTGGTGCCCGGCTATTACGCCCGACAGGACGTGCGCACGCCGGTGCGACTGGCGCTGATCGCGCTCGGTGTCGGGCTGGTGGTGCATCTGTTGGTCATGGTGCCGATGGGACATGCCGGGCTGGCGCTTGCAACGGCCTTGACGGCGGCGCTCAATGCCGTCCTGCTGCTGCGTGGACTGAAGCGCTCGGGCATCTATCGGCGCCACCCAGGCTGGGCACGCCTGCTCGGTCAGACATCGCTCGCCAGTCTGAGTATGGGCCTGATACTCCATTGGGGTGTTGGAGCAAGGTCTGATTGGCTTCAGACGAACACCTGGACGCAGGTTCTGGATCTGACAGGCTGGATTCTAGCGGGTGGATTGGTTTATTTGATGCTTTTGCTCATCACCGGACTAAGACCAGGTGATCTGAGCGAGTGTGTCTGATGGTCAGACACCCTGTCCATTCCACGAGGCCTCTCCATCGAATCGCACCGGGTCAAGACACCTCGGCCAGATCCCCTTTCTCCTGCAACCAGGCCCGCCGATCCGCCGCGCGCTTCTTGGCCAGCAGGCGATCGAGCAGCTCGTCGGTTGCATACGCATCCTCGAGTGTGAGCTGCACCAGCCGGCGCGTATCTGGATGGATGGTGGTCTCGCGTAGCTGGGCCGGGTTCATCTCGCCCAACCCTTTGAAGCGTTGTACATTGACCCGGCCCTGGATCTTCTCGGCAGCGATGCGGTCGAGGATGCCCCGCTTTTCGTCGTCATCGAGCGCGTAATAGACCTGTTTGCCGACATCGATGCGATAGAGCGGCGGCATGGCGACATAGACATGCCCCTCGGCGACCAGGCGTCGGAAGTGCTTGACGAAGAGCGCACACAGCAGGGTGGCGATATGGGCCCCGTCCGAGTCGGCATCGGCCAGGATACAGATCTTGCCGAAGCGTAGTCGGCTCAGATCATCGCTGCCCGGATCGACCCCGATGGCCACGGCGATATCTTGGACCTCCTGGGAGGCCAATACCTCCTCCGGTGCGACCTCCCAAGTATTGAGGATCTTGCCCCTGAGCGGCAGGATGGCCTGGAACTCGCGGTCGCGCGCCTGCTTGGCCGAGCCGCCGGCCGAATCGCCCTCGACCAGGAACAACTCGGTACGCTCGGGATCGGTCGCGGTACAGTCGGCGAGCTTGCCGGGGAGCGCCGGACCGCCCTGAGTCGGCTTCTTGCGCGTGACCATCCGCTCGGTCCTTAGTCGCGCCTGGGCGGCGCTGATCGCCAGCTCGGCGATGCGCTCGCCCTCGGCCACATGCTGGTTGAGCCACAGGCTGAGCGAGTCCTTGATCACACCCGAGACGAAGGCCGCACACTCGCGCGAAGACAGCCGTTCCTTGGTCTGACCGGAGAACTGGGGGTCGAGCAGCTTGACCGAAAGGATGTAACTGACACGGCCCCAGACATCCTCCGGTGCCAGCTTGACCCCGCGCGGTAGCAGATTACGGAACTCGCAGAACTCGCGCACCGCCTCGGTCAGCCCGCTGCGCAGACCATTGACATGGGTGCCGCCCTGAATCGTTGGGATCAGATTGACATAGCTCTCGGCGATGGGTTCACCCCCCTCGGGGAGCCAGACCAGCGCCCAGCTCACCGCCTCGGTGCGTCCCTCCAGGTCGCCGACGAAGGGCGTGCTCGGCAAGGTCTCGACCCCGTTCAATGATTGGAGCAGATAGCCCTGGAGCCCGTCCTGATAGCACCACACCTGCTCCTCGCCGCTGGTCTCATCGCGAAAACGCACCTCCAGCCCCGGACAGAGCACGGCCTTGGCCTGGAGCAGATGGGTCAGTGAACGCACGGCGAATTTGGGTGAGTCAAAATACCTGGAATCGGGCCAGAACCTCAGCCGGGTGCCGGTATCATGGCGCTTGACCGTGCCGACGATATCCAGATCGCTGACCTTGTTACCATCCCTGAAGGCCATGTTGTATTCCTGGCCGCCGCGCTTGACCCAGACCTCCAGATGGCGCGAGAGGGCATTGACGACCGAGACCCCTACCCCGTGCAGACCGCCCGAGAAGCGGTAGTGGTCCGAGTTGAACTTGCCGCCGGCGTGGAGCTTGGTCAGGATGACCTCGACTCCAGGGCGCCCCTCCTGCGGATGGATGTCGACCGGCATCCCGCGTCCGTCGTCCTCGACCTCCAGCGAGCCGTCGGCATGGAGCGTCACCGAAATGCGCTTGGCATGGCCGGCCAGGGCCTCATCGACACTGTTGTCGATGACCTCCTGAGCCAGATGGTTGGGACGGCTGGTGTCGGTGTACATCCCGGGGCGCTTGCGCACCGGGTCGAGTCCCTGGAGGACCTCGATGGCTGAGGCATCGTACTGGCCGGTCATGGACGCGTGGATCTTTACTTATGCAAGAGACGGGATGGGTTGAATCCAACTGGGGTTGCCGGAGCGCTCGCCCCGGTTTGACCGTTCAGGCGGGCTAAGGTACCGTACCTGTAAACCCGGATTCAAACCCCCGATGAAACAACCCAAGACCCCGCCCCAACCCTCGTTCGAGCAGTCACTGACCGAGCTGGAAGCCATCGTCGATGCCCTGGAGCAGGGCGAGATGACGCTTGAGGACTCGCTTGCGGCCTTCGAACGCGGCATCGGTCTGACTCGCCTCTGTCAACAGGCGCTGGAGGCCGCCGAACAACGGGTGCGGATCCTCACCGACCCCCGGCCAGACGCCGAGCCAGAGCCATTCGACGCCCATGACTGATCACACCCTGGATGAATTTCGCACGCGCTGCACCGCGCGCGTCGAGAGCGCGCTCGACCAGATCCTTCCGCCTGTGAGCGTGCAGCCGTCGCGCCTGCACGAGGCCATGCGCTATACGGTGCTGGCGGGGGGCAAGCGGATCCGCCCGCTGCTCGCCTATGCCGCCGGCGAGGCGCTCGGACTCAAGACCGCCCTGCTCGACTCCCCGGCCTGCGCCCTCGAGATGATCCATGCCTATTCGCTGATCCACGACGATCTGCCGGCCATGGACGACGACGACCTGCGTCGTGGTCGTCCGACCTGTCATCGCGCCTTCGACGAGGCCACGGCGATCCTGGCCGGCGATGCCCTCCAGACCCTGGCCTTCCAAACCCTGGCCGAGGCACCTGGGCTGAGCGCCGAGGCGCGCGTCGCCATGGTCGGGGCACTCGCCCGTGCCAGCGGGGCACGCGGCATGGTCGGCGGTCAAGCGATGGACCTCGAGGCCGAGGGCAGACCGCTCGATCTGGTGCAGTTGGAGAATATCCATATCCACAAGACCGGGGCACTGATTCGCGCCTCGGTGCAGATGGGCGTGTTGGCGTATGGCGGACTCGACGCCGACCGGGCCGATCGCTTGGATCATTACGCCAAGTGTCTAGGGCTGGCGTTCCAGATCCAGGATGACGTACTCGATGTCGAGGGTGACACCGCCCAGATTGGCAAGACCGCCGGGCGCGACCAGGCGCTCAACAAGGCCACCTATCCGGCCCTGGTCGGTCTGGCCGAGGCCAAGGCCATGGCCCATCAGCTCATCACCGAGGCCATCGAGTCGGTCGCCATCTTCGGCGAACGTGCCCAGCCGTTGACCTGGATCGCCAAGGCACTCCTGGGGCGTAAGAATTGACCACTCGAACACCCTGCAGGGTCCGACTTGTCCAAGCCACTTGCTGCCCCTACCTAGCGGCCATCCGTATCACGACGATGACACAACCCTCATGGACTCACTGATCAACTCGCTTGCTTCGACCATCAAAGGCCGCGAGATCGCAGACGTCCAGCGTAGCCTGGATACCCGTCACATCGCCATCGACAAGGTTGGAATCAAGGATATCCGCCATCCGGTGCGGGTGCTCGACCGCAGCGGTACCGAACAACATACGGTGGCGACCTTCAACATGTACGTCTATCTCCCACATGACTTCAAGGGTACGCACATGTCGCGCTTCGTGGAGATCCTCAATCGCCACGAGCGCGAGATCAGCGTCTCGACCTTCAAGGTCATGCTCAGCGAGATGACCGAGCGTCTGGAGTCCGAGGCCGGCCACATCGAGATGCGCTTTCCCTTCTTTATCAACAAGAAGGCGCCGGTCTCGGGTGTCGAGAGCCTGCTCGACTATGAGGTCACTTTCATCGGCGAGATCCGCCATGGTCAGCCGCACATGGAGCTTAGGGTCACTGTGCCCGTCACCAGCCTCTGTCCCTGCTCCAAGGAGATCTCGGACTTCGGCGCCCACAATCAGCGCTCGCACGTCACGGTCCAGGTGCGCATGGAGCGCTTCATGTGGCTCGAAGAGCTGATCGAGCTGATCGAGCGCGAGGCCTCCTGTGAACTCTATGGCCTACTCAAGCGCCCGGATGAGAAGTTCGTCACCGAGCGCGCCTACAACAACCCCAAGTTTGTCGAGGACATCGTGCGCGACGTGGCCAAGCGGCTGAACGCAGACGATCGCATCCTCGCCTATCGGGTCGAGGCCGAGAACTTCGAATCGATCCACAACCATTCGGCCTATGCCATGATCGAGCGCGACAAGGCCACCGAGCTCAGCCCCTTGGGTACCGCGCCCTGAGTCCGGACGAACCCCGTTGTCTGCTGCTGCACGGCTTTACCGGCGGCGGGGCCGACTGGTCGAGCGTCTTTCCTGAGGATCCGGAGCGGCTGGCGGTCGATCTGCCGGGGCATCTGACGTGTCCGGGTCCAACCGGCGAGTATCTCGATGTGATCCGGGCACTGCTCGACAGGCTGCCGACGAGCATCGACCGGGTCATCGGCTACTCGCTCGGCGGACGGATCGCGCTCAGCCTGATCCAGCTCGCGCCCGAGCGTTTTCGTTTGGCCGCAATCATCTCGGCCCATCCCGGATTGCTTGACCCAGACCTGCGCAAACAGCGGCGCTCGGACGATCAGGTCTGGATCCGGCTGCTGCGCGACCAGGGCATCGAAGCCTTCGTTGCGGCCTGGGAGCACCAGCCGCTGTTTAAGACCCAGGCGCGGCTTGCGCCCGAGATCCTGGCACGCCAGCGCGCGCGGCGTCTGAGTCACAGCCCCGAAGGACTGGCCAGTGCGCTCGAGCGGCTCGGACTGGGCGAGATGCCCGCCACCTGGGAGGCGCTTGCGCGCTATCAAGGTCGGCTCGACTGGATCGTCGGCGGCGAGGATCGGCGCTTCCAGACAATCGCGCACGCGGTCGTGGCACATCGTCCCGCCACCCGACTCCATGTCCTGAAGGGTGTCGGCCACAATCCGCTGCTAGAGGCCCCCGAACGGCTGCGCGCCTGTCTGGAACGCTCGCTCCAACCGACGCCAGACGCGCACAGGATCTCGATCGCTTAGAATCACCAAACTCCTTTGCGCCCTGCGCATCGTCGCAGTTCAAATCCCCCAACCAACGCCTAACCTGTTTGCACTAAATCCTATGTCCAACCATCCCATCGCCGGGGTCGGTTATCTCTTGCAGGGCCTGAGCCTCATCGCCCGCCCCGGCATCAAGCGTTTCGTCCTCGTCCCGTTGCTACTGAATCTGCTGATCTTCTCGGCGGCCATCTATGTCGGCATCGGTCAATTCGAGGGACTGATGCAGCTCATGGAATCCAGACTGCCCACCTGGCTGGGATGGCTTGACTGGATCATCTGGCCGCTGTTCATCCTGCTGTTGTTCATCATCGTCTTCTATACCTTCGGTCTGGTCGCCAATCTGATCGCTGCGCCCTTCAATGGGCTGCTGGCCGAGAAGGTCGAGTTGCTGCTCACCGGGCGCCCCATCGCCCAGGAAGGCGATTACGCCCGCCTCCTGGCCGAGCTGGGTCCGACCCTGCTCGATGAGCTACGCAAGCTCGCCTATGCCCTGCTGTGGGCGATCCCCTTTCTACTGCTGCTGCTGATACCCTTGGTCGGGCCTGTACTCTGGTTCCTCTATACGGCCTGGATGCTGGCAGTCGAGTACAGCGACTATCCGATGGGCAATCACGGTCTCAGGTTCGCCGAGATGCGCCGGCGGCTAAGCGAGCGGCGCTGGCTGAGCCTGGGCTTCGGCGCGGCAGTGGCTGGGATGTCGATGGTGCCGGTGCTCAATTTTCTGCTGATGCCGGTCGCGGTGGCGGGTGCCACGGCCATGTGGGTGCGTGAATTCCGCTCGCCCAATGGGTATCAGGGGCCGCATCAGTCGCGGGTGGCCACACACTACATCCTGCTGACCATCGACCATCTCTCAGGATACATGGACGGC
It encodes:
- the murJ gene encoding murein biosynthesis integral membrane protein MurJ, which translates into the protein MASLIASFAKVGGGTLSSRMLGFVRDLTIARVFGADAASDAFFVAFKIPNFARRLFAEGALSMALVPVLNEHRQRQGLPALKSFVDDLTGTLAAALLLITGLGILAAPLLILVFAPGFGADTDQLALATTLLRLTLPYVFFVTLTALAAAVLNTYERFGVPAFTPALLNIVLISCALWLAPLLEMPILALAWGVLVAGLVQLVFQLPFLAQIGLLPRPRFKPRDPGVILVFRRLGPGVLGVSVGQISLLLDTLLASVLVTGSISWLYYSDRLMELPLGLLGVALGTVILPRLSQREAAQDPERFSETLDWALRWALLLGLPAAVGLLVLAEPVMATLFLSSEFGAEDVTRAAHSLMAYALGIPAFLAIKVLVPGYYARQDVRTPVRLALIALGVGLVVHLLVMVPMGHAGLALATALTAALNAVLLLRGLKRSGIYRRHPGWARLLGQTSLASLSMGLILHWGVGARSDWLQTNTWTQVLDLTGWILAGGLVYLMLLLITGLRPGDLSECV
- the ispA gene encoding (2E,6E)-farnesyl diphosphate synthase → MTDHTLDEFRTRCTARVESALDQILPPVSVQPSRLHEAMRYTVLAGGKRIRPLLAYAAGEALGLKTALLDSPACALEMIHAYSLIHDDLPAMDDDDLRRGRPTCHRAFDEATAILAGDALQTLAFQTLAEAPGLSAEARVAMVGALARASGARGMVGGQAMDLEAEGRPLDLVQLENIHIHKTGALIRASVQMGVLAYGGLDADRADRLDHYAKCLGLAFQIQDDVLDVEGDTAQIGKTAGRDQALNKATYPALVGLAEAKAMAHQLITEAIESVAIFGERAQPLTWIAKALLGRKN
- a CDS encoding alpha/beta fold hydrolase, whose amino-acid sequence is MHGFTGGGADWSSVFPEDPERLAVDLPGHLTCPGPTGEYLDVIRALLDRLPTSIDRVIGYSLGGRIALSLIQLAPERFRLAAIISAHPGLLDPDLRKQRRSDDQVWIRLLRDQGIEAFVAAWEHQPLFKTQARLAPEILARQRARRLSHSPEGLASALERLGLGEMPATWEALARYQGRLDWIVGGEDRRFQTIAHAVVAHRPATRLHVLKGVGHNPLLEAPERLRACLERSLQPTPDAHRISIA
- the parE gene encoding DNA topoisomerase IV subunit B, with product MTGQYDASAIEVLQGLDPVRKRPGMYTDTSRPNHLAQEVIDNSVDEALAGHAKRISVTLHADGSLEVEDDGRGMPVDIHPQEGRPGVEVILTKLHAGGKFNSDHYRFSGGLHGVGVSVVNALSRHLEVWVKRGGQEYNMAFRDGNKVSDLDIVGTVKRHDTGTRLRFWPDSRYFDSPKFAVRSLTHLLQAKAVLCPGLEVRFRDETSGEEQVWCYQDGLQGYLLQSLNGVETLPSTPFVGDLEGRTEAVSWALVWLPEGGEPIAESYVNLIPTIQGGTHVNGLRSGLTEAVREFCEFRNLLPRGVKLAPEDVWGRVSYILSVKLLDPQFSGQTKERLSSRECAAFVSGVIKDSLSLWLNQHVAEGERIAELAISAAQARLRTERMVTRKKPTQGGPALPGKLADCTATDPERTELFLVEGDSAGGSAKQARDREFQAILPLRGKILNTWEVAPEEVLASQEVQDIAVAIGVDPGSDDLSRLRFGKICILADADSDGAHIATLLCALFVKHFRRLVAEGHVYVAMPPLYRIDVGKQVYYALDDDEKRGILDRIAAEKIQGRVNVQRFKGLGEMNPAQLRETTIHPDTRRLVQLTLEDAYATDELLDRLLAKKRAADRRAWLQEKGDLAEVS
- the folE2 gene encoding GTP cyclohydrolase FolE2 encodes the protein MDSLINSLASTIKGREIADVQRSLDTRHIAIDKVGIKDIRHPVRVLDRSGTEQHTVATFNMYVYLPHDFKGTHMSRFVEILNRHEREISVSTFKVMLSEMTERLESEAGHIEMRFPFFINKKAPVSGVESLLDYEVTFIGEIRHGQPHMELRVTVPVTSLCPCSKEISDFGAHNQRSHVTVQVRMERFMWLEELIELIEREASCELYGLLKRPDEKFVTERAYNNPKFVEDIVRDVAKRLNADDRILAYRVEAENFESIHNHSAYAMIERDKATELSPLGTAP
- a CDS encoding exodeoxyribonuclease VII small subunit translates to MKQPKTPPQPSFEQSLTELEAIVDALEQGEMTLEDSLAAFERGIGLTRLCQQALEAAEQRVRILTDPRPDAEPEPFDAHD